Proteins from a single region of Egicoccus sp. AB-alg2:
- a CDS encoding sulfatase-like hydrolase/transferase has protein sequence MSTTERPADARPGPGGGPLVRALRIFGLCGLAVAQPLLDVLGGGVAFFVTHDASRLQVLLVAVAVLLGPAALLVLVVEALRAWSVAVGERAMAVVVGLLLGVTIASAVDRAAALPLPAYAALLLVIGAAGATAYARLEPVRSFTTFLAPAPLLFAVVFLFFSPVRALVVGDDPESLAAAEARATDVVMVIFDELPLGALLDESGAIDEARFPGFARLAATSTWYPNATTVAPETTAAVPALLTGRLPEVGAEAAASPVAAAHPRSLFTMLGGSHDLRVHEWVTRLCPAELCDERAQTVAEEQPSLSRDVAVVAGHQVLPQRLADRVLPSISGQWAGFGMDSPATDGTGTGDPTDQDGPDGDGEAEARPERHRFGAALQALEAEASPQLWFAHERLPHRPSTLLPDGTRYPRAFPFDWWSHHRPDASIVYRQQFQLQVKYVDRLLEQLLDRLEREDLEDALLVVVSDHGLSFRPHGHPRAYSSPQPSELADVLPVPLFVRYPSQEDGEVDPRDASVIDVVPTVADVVGVQLPTDWEFDGRSLRAEDAGERRQFWQPLGELSDDLAVADPLQLARENAELFGPGGGPHDLYAMGPHGDLVGEALQRGDPVEEAVVEPLHHDAYDDVDPESGRLPAFYEAEVSGLESGQWVAVAVDDVVAGVGLVIEPSEGPARIKAMLDPSLFLAGSNDVEAFLVDEDTSTLRPIARAPESAGTAG, from the coding sequence GTGAGCACCACGGAGCGGCCGGCCGACGCTCGCCCCGGCCCTGGTGGCGGTCCCCTGGTGCGGGCGCTGCGGATCTTCGGGCTGTGCGGACTGGCGGTGGCGCAGCCGCTGCTCGATGTACTCGGAGGTGGGGTCGCCTTCTTCGTGACGCACGACGCGTCGCGCCTGCAGGTGCTGCTGGTGGCGGTGGCCGTGCTGCTGGGGCCGGCGGCGCTGCTCGTGCTCGTGGTGGAGGCGCTCCGGGCCTGGTCCGTGGCGGTTGGCGAGCGAGCGATGGCCGTGGTGGTCGGCCTCCTGCTGGGCGTGACGATCGCCTCGGCGGTGGACCGGGCCGCCGCACTGCCGCTGCCGGCGTACGCCGCACTGCTGCTGGTGATCGGCGCGGCCGGTGCGACGGCCTACGCCCGGCTGGAGCCGGTGCGCAGCTTCACCACGTTCCTGGCGCCGGCGCCGCTGCTGTTCGCCGTGGTGTTCCTGTTCTTCTCGCCGGTGCGTGCGCTGGTGGTGGGCGACGACCCGGAGTCGCTGGCGGCGGCCGAGGCCCGCGCGACCGACGTCGTCATGGTGATCTTCGACGAGCTCCCGCTCGGTGCGCTGCTGGACGAATCCGGGGCGATCGACGAGGCACGCTTCCCGGGGTTCGCCCGGCTGGCCGCCACCTCGACGTGGTACCCGAACGCCACCACCGTGGCGCCGGAGACGACCGCGGCGGTGCCGGCGCTGCTGACCGGCCGGCTGCCGGAGGTGGGGGCCGAGGCGGCCGCGTCGCCGGTGGCGGCCGCGCATCCGCGGTCGCTGTTCACCATGCTGGGCGGCTCGCATGACCTGCGCGTGCACGAATGGGTCACGCGCCTGTGCCCCGCCGAACTGTGTGACGAGCGTGCCCAGACGGTCGCGGAGGAGCAGCCGAGCCTGTCTCGGGACGTCGCGGTCGTGGCCGGCCACCAGGTACTGCCGCAGCGCCTCGCGGACCGTGTACTGCCCTCCATCTCCGGCCAGTGGGCGGGCTTCGGGATGGACTCGCCCGCCACGGACGGGACCGGGACCGGCGACCCAACCGACCAGGACGGGCCGGACGGCGATGGCGAGGCGGAGGCGCGTCCGGAGCGGCACCGGTTCGGCGCGGCGCTGCAGGCCCTGGAGGCGGAGGCGAGCCCGCAGCTGTGGTTCGCACACGAGCGGCTCCCCCACCGTCCGTCGACGCTGCTTCCCGACGGCACCCGCTACCCGCGGGCCTTTCCGTTCGACTGGTGGAGTCATCACCGGCCGGACGCCTCGATCGTCTACCGCCAGCAGTTCCAGCTGCAGGTGAAGTACGTCGACCGTCTGCTCGAGCAGCTGCTCGACCGCCTGGAGCGGGAGGACCTGGAAGACGCGCTGCTGGTCGTCGTCAGCGACCACGGGCTGAGCTTCCGGCCGCACGGCCACCCACGGGCGTATTCCAGCCCGCAGCCCTCGGAGCTGGCCGACGTCCTGCCGGTACCGCTGTTCGTGCGCTACCCGTCACAGGAAGACGGCGAGGTGGATCCGCGCGACGCCAGCGTGATCGACGTCGTGCCCACCGTCGCCGATGTGGTGGGCGTACAGCTGCCGACGGACTGGGAGTTCGACGGCCGTTCGTTGCGGGCCGAGGACGCCGGTGAGCGGCGTCAGTTCTGGCAGCCGCTGGGCGAGCTGTCCGACGACCTCGCGGTTGCCGATCCGCTGCAGCTGGCCCGCGAGAACGCCGAGCTGTTCGGCCCGGGCGGTGGTCCGCACGACCTCTACGCCATGGGTCCGCACGGGGATCTGGTCGGCGAGGCGCTGCAGCGCGGGGACCCCGTCGAGGAAGCGGTCGTCGAGCCGCTCCATCACGACGCCTACGACGACGTCGATCCGGAGTCCGGCCGGCTGCCGGCGTTCTACGAGGCCGAGGTGTCCGGGCTCGAGTCCGGGCAGTGGGTGGCAGTGGCCGTCGACGACGTCGTCGCGGGCGTCGGTCTGGTGATCGAGCCCTCGGAGGGGCCGGCCCGCATCAAGGCGATGCTCGACCCGAGCCTGTTCCTGGCGGGCAGCAACGACGTCGAGGCCTTCCTGGTCGACGAGGACACCTCGACCCTGCGCCCGATCGCGCGTGCGCCCGAGTCAGCCGGCACGGCCGGGTGA
- a CDS encoding NADP-dependent oxidoreductase produces MSEQRIITQDTFGGPEVLRPGTAAVPDPLPTEIRVRVTAAGVNPVDAKTRSGRGMASVLGEPPFVLGWDVAGTVDAVGRGVTLFGVGDRVMGMPRFPQQAAAYAEYVTAPSRHFVATPNGLDDVHAGALPMAALTAWQSLVDTAHVASGDRVLVQGAGGGVGHVAVQIAKARGAHVVAVASAAKHDLLHDLGADELIDYRDADLAEATQPVDVVFDLVGGDATVASIQTLRRGGQVVIAPGGLADDARRLAEDRGVRLVPILVEPDRAGLLAASVLVADGRLRVHVSRTFPLADARSAHEAIESGHTPGKLVLTVGA; encoded by the coding sequence ATGAGCGAACAGCGGATCATCACACAGGACACCTTCGGCGGCCCCGAGGTGTTGCGCCCGGGCACGGCTGCGGTCCCGGACCCGCTCCCGACCGAGATCCGCGTCCGCGTCACCGCCGCCGGCGTCAACCCGGTCGATGCCAAGACGCGATCGGGACGGGGCATGGCCTCGGTGCTCGGCGAACCACCGTTCGTGCTCGGGTGGGACGTCGCCGGCACCGTGGACGCGGTGGGGCGTGGGGTCACCCTGTTCGGCGTCGGTGACCGGGTCATGGGCATGCCACGGTTCCCCCAGCAGGCCGCCGCCTATGCGGAGTACGTCACGGCCCCGTCACGGCATTTCGTCGCGACCCCGAACGGCCTCGACGACGTGCACGCCGGTGCCCTGCCGATGGCTGCGCTGACCGCCTGGCAGTCGCTGGTCGACACGGCCCACGTCGCGTCCGGCGACCGGGTCCTCGTGCAGGGCGCCGGCGGCGGGGTCGGGCACGTCGCCGTGCAGATCGCCAAGGCCCGGGGCGCCCACGTCGTCGCGGTCGCCAGTGCCGCCAAGCACGACCTGCTCCATGACCTCGGAGCCGACGAACTGATCGACTACCGCGACGCGGACCTGGCCGAAGCCACGCAGCCCGTCGACGTCGTGTTCGACCTCGTCGGTGGCGACGCGACGGTCGCGTCGATCCAGACACTCCGGCGCGGCGGGCAGGTCGTGATCGCGCCGGGTGGCCTCGCCGACGATGCCCGGCGGCTCGCCGAGGACCGCGGCGTCCGCCTGGTGCCGATCCTGGTCGAGCCGGACCGGGCCGGCCTGCTGGCCGCCAGCGTCCTGGTCGCCGACGGCCGCCTCCGTGTCCACGTGAGCAGGACGTTCCCGTTGGCGGACGCCCGCTCCGCCCACGAGGCGATCGAGTCCGGTCACACGCCGGGCAAGCTGGTGCTGACCGTCGGTGCCTGA
- a CDS encoding helix-turn-helix domain-containing protein: MRQYQVEPITALGRGLQVLKVLHEMRAASLHDLHLATGLPKSTLTRILFTCHQQGFVWQRLADGAFLPSHSLLHRGQLDDTDWLVEVASPVLEDLVTKSRWPSVLSVPRLDYMETLETNSRKAYFDDVRRNPVGYRVNMLRSASGRAYLAFCAATERESVLRRLRQKTTPGHELAHDDAWIERMVRETRARGCSVRDPDFGGDYAGGRDVHDDQRMSIAVPIRSSERVIGCINLTWRRRVLSVERVVEQHRDDLYAAVTEIEGRIRAQAPTVSTSLPGV, translated from the coding sequence TTGCGGCAGTACCAGGTCGAACCGATCACGGCGCTCGGCCGTGGCCTGCAGGTGCTGAAGGTGCTGCACGAGATGCGGGCGGCGAGCCTCCACGACCTCCACCTCGCCACAGGCCTGCCCAAGAGCACGCTGACGCGGATCCTGTTCACCTGCCACCAGCAGGGCTTCGTCTGGCAGCGGCTGGCCGACGGCGCGTTCCTGCCGAGCCATTCGCTGCTGCACCGCGGCCAGCTCGACGACACGGACTGGCTCGTGGAGGTCGCCTCGCCCGTTCTCGAGGACCTCGTGACGAAGAGCCGGTGGCCATCGGTGCTGTCGGTGCCGCGGCTGGACTACATGGAGACGCTGGAGACCAACAGCCGCAAGGCGTACTTCGACGACGTGCGGCGCAACCCGGTCGGCTACCGGGTCAACATGTTGCGCTCGGCGTCCGGCCGGGCCTACCTCGCGTTCTGCGCCGCGACCGAACGGGAGTCGGTGCTGCGACGGTTGCGGCAGAAGACGACGCCCGGCCACGAACTCGCCCACGACGACGCGTGGATCGAACGGATGGTGCGTGAGACGCGGGCACGCGGCTGCAGCGTTCGTGACCCGGACTTCGGCGGCGACTACGCCGGTGGTCGGGACGTCCACGACGACCAGCGGATGTCGATCGCCGTGCCGATCCGCAGCAGCGAACGGGTGATCGGCTGCATCAACCTCACCTGGCGCCGTCGGGTACTCAGCGTCGAACGAGTCGTCGAGCAGCATCGCGACGACCTCTACGCCGCGGTGACCGAGATCGAAGGGCGGATCCGCGCTCAGGCACCGACGGTCAGCACCAGCTTGCCCGGCGTGTGA